GCGAATAATGTGGGCTTTTTTAGCCCCCGCCGCTAAAGCTGCATCTATCACAGCTCGCCGCTCAGTCGAAGTAACCCCGGCTGGCACTGAAATCATGAGCTCGGGACGCGCCAAGCGAATGCTGCCCGACACTTTATCGATGAAAAATTTCAGCATTGCTTGCGTTATTCGATAGTCCGCGATCACACCTTCGCGCAGTGGACGACTGGCCGTAATGATGTCTGGCGTGCGACCAAGCATTTCCTTGGCCTCGTTCCCAATCGCCACGATGCGATTATCATCAACCGAAACCGCCACCACACTTGGCTCGTTGGCAACAATTCCCTTCTTAGGCACGTACACAAGCACATTTGCCGTACCTAGATCTATCGCTATTCGCTTTCGATGCATATATACTATTGTACCTGATTTCCTGTCTCACTACAGCTCGAGAAGAAAGTAAGATAATCACAAGAAATGATTGTATAATGAAGCGTAACCACACTATGGTGATCTCACAAACTACCCGAAACTTCTTGATCTACCTCTTCGGAGGTGTAATTGTCGTATTTGGTACTATTTTACTCGGCGCCCTTGCTACTGGCTGGCAATATGACTTCGCGACAGGAGAACTGCGCGAAACTGGCCTCATTATCATGAATAGCGAGCCCTCTGGTGCCAATATCTCTCTCAATGACACTTCAATAAAGCAACAAACTCCCTATAGAGCCACCAATGTGTTGCCCGGTAATTATACCGTCAAGTATGAGGAGGCAGGCTATCGGCCTTGGGTTAAGAAAACCTCGGTCGAGGCTGAGCGGGTAAGCTTTGCCGACTATGCTTGGCTCATCCCCGAGCAAGTACCAACACGACTCCGCTACCCAGATAATAAAATTGTTTCGGCTACCCAGAGTATTGATCGCAAGCGCTTTGCCTTTGTAGAGCCCACATCCAAAACTGATGAGTCAGGAGCGACCATCCCTACAGCCCCGCGGATCTTGTACGCGCCTGACCTCGCACGAGATCCCGAGATCCTATACACACCGCCCACCCCTACTAGTGAGGAGCCGGGGGCTATCGTCATCGATTCGCTCAGTATCAATACCGACGCTACATGGCTACTAGCCCGTCAAACCACATCGGATACAAATATAACCTGGCTACTTATTCCCACCAATCCAAATGATGTGCGTGAAAAAACTATAAACCTCACTCAGCTCACCCCCATTCAACCAACTTGGGTGGGTTGGTCTGATGGTGAGGCAAATGAATTGTATCTCATTCTGAACGGTTCCCTGCGTCGCCTTACTTTAAACGACAAGCGATTGAGCGACTCGATCGCAGACGGCGTACAAGCTGCCAAATGGGACAATACACACCTCCTAACCGTGGAAGTATTGGCCGACGGACTACGTTGGCTCCGGGTGCGCAGCAAAGACCAGCTCAACAGTCCCGAGACTATCCACCAGGTTGCTACGAGCTCCAGCTACACAATGCAATACTTCAAACTTCTCGGCGATGACTATACCGCCATCCTGCCTGATAGCACTAAGCAACTACTAGTGACTCGTCACATATTTAATAACCCAAGCGAACGGGTTACGAGCATTAGCGGTAAAGACATAGCGTCATTTACCGTCAATCGCAGCGGTCGATATATAGTCATGAATGAAAAGAATCGTATGTTTACTATCGATCTGGAACGCAATCAGCGTTTCCGCTACGGGACCAGCCTATTGGGGCTGGCATCTTGGCAATGGATGAATGATCAGCACTTAGCGATCATCACAAATAATCAGCTGCGACTGATCGATTATGATGGACAAAACAATGAACTCCTCAGC
This portion of the bacterium genome encodes:
- a CDS encoding PEGA domain-containing protein, whose product is MKRNHTMVISQTTRNFLIYLFGGVIVVFGTILLGALATGWQYDFATGELRETGLIIMNSEPSGANISLNDTSIKQQTPYRATNVLPGNYTVKYEEAGYRPWVKKTSVEAERVSFADYAWLIPEQVPTRLRYPDNKIVSATQSIDRKRFAFVEPTSKTDESGATIPTAPRILYAPDLARDPEILYTPPTPTSEEPGAIVIDSLSINTDATWLLARQTTSDTNITWLLIPTNPNDVREKTINLTQLTPIQPTWVGWSDGEANELYLILNGSLRRLTLNDKRLSDSIADGVQAAKWDNTHLLTVEVLADGLRWLRVRSKDQLNSPETIHQVATSSSYTMQYFKLLGDDYTAILPDSTKQLLVTRHIFNNPSERVTSISGKDIASFTVNRSGRYIVMNEKNRMFTIDLERNQRFRYGTSLLGLASWQWMNDQHLAIITNNQLRLIDYDGQNNELLSTIINQQSPILFWDNKSILSFVRPGGNESARPRLTHFFLLPDKILE